One window of Manihot esculenta cultivar AM560-2 chromosome 17, M.esculenta_v8, whole genome shotgun sequence genomic DNA carries:
- the LOC110604577 gene encoding uncharacterized protein LOC110604577 — protein MAPTYFPLRWESTGDQWWYASPIDWAAANGHYDLVRELLRIDSNHLIKLTSLRRIRRLETVWDDEEQFDDVSKFRCQVARKLFDECESKKGKNSLIQAGYGGWLMYTAASAGDLSFVQELLDRNPLLVFGEGEYGVTDILYAAARSKNCEVFRIVYDFAVSPRFLTAKSGEFEEQIGEIPSQYKWEMINRAVHAAARGGNSIVLKELLSNCSDVLAYRDKEGSTILHAAAARGQVEVVKDLTASFDIINSTDHLGNTALHIAAYRGQLSVVEALINASPSLISSTNNAGETFLHMAVSGFQTPAFKRLDRQIELMKQLISGKFFDVEDIINAKSNDGRTALHTAIIGNVHSDLVQLLMSAQSINVNVRDADGMTPLDLLKLRPDSASSDVLIRQLISAGGIFGCQDYTARRAIASHLKMQGNGVSPGTSFRISDTEIFLYTGLEIAFDARADPASEERSSYSTEHLDSTNENQSSTSNRKLLKRVFHWPRLIGKKPERFNKSLDQISVESGKKCSSSEETPTPLRQRFMRPSSLPNHKRTLSVSSDQSSPKAKKKLASGIIHGVMQAMPQVNIPGRSRSSSFSKSSMTSPRSIEKQKGVFLDDDVAGPSSSNQSFDDGTSNVIGKEGATMNKRLRSQYFCFGASGLSVKIPVSRPRQRYSSNPSVLSVA, from the exons ATGGCTCCTACTTATTTCCCTCTTCGATGGGAGAGTACTGGAGACCAATGGTGGTATGCATCTCCCATTGATTGGGCAGCTGCTAATGGCCACTATGATTTGGTCAGGGAGCTTCTTCGCATTGACAGCAATCACCTTATCAAGCTCACTTCTCTCAGGCGAATTCGACGCCTTGAGACTGTTTGGGATGATGAGGAACAGTTTGATGATGTTTCCAAATTTCGTTGTCAAGTTGCTAGAAAACTTTTTGATGAGTGTGAATCAAAGAAAGGAAAGAATTCCCTCATCCAAGCTGGTTATGGTGGATGGCTTATGTACACTGCTGCTTCTGCTGGAGACTTGAGCTTTGTTCAGGAACTTCTTGATAGGAACCCTCTACTTGTTTTTGGTGAAGGAGAATATGGTGTTACTGATATACTTTATGCTGCTGCCAGAAGTAAGAATTGTGAGGTTTTCAGGATTGTTTATGATTTTGCTGTTTCCCCAAGGTTTTTGACAGCAAAAAGTGGAGAGTTTGAGGAGCAGATTGGGGAAATCCCTTCTCAATACAAGTGGGAAATGATCAATAGAGCTGTTCATGCTGCTGCAAGAGGTGGGAATTCAATCGTTTTAAAGGAGCTTCTTAGTAATTGCAGTGATGTCTTGGCTTATAGAGATAAGGAAGGTTCAACTATTTTACATGCTGCTGCTGCCAGAGGCCAAGTTGAG GTAGTTAAAGATCTTACAGCCTCCTTTGATATTATCAATTCCACAGACCATCTAGGGAACACAGCATTGCATATTGCTGCTTACAGGGGTCAATTATCTGTGGTTGAAGCTCTGATCAATGCATCTCCATCGTTGATCTCTTCAACAAACAATGCTGGAGAAACCTTTCTTCATATGGCTGTGTCTGGATTCCAAACTCCAGCTTTTAAAAGGTTGGATCGACAGATTGAGCTTATGAAGCAATTGATTAGTGGGAAATTTTTCGATGTGGAAGATATCATCAACGCCAAAAGTAATGATGGAAGGACTGCACTCCACACAGCCATCATTGGGAATGTTCACTCTGATCTCGTGCAGCTCCTGATGTCTGCTCAGTCAATAAATGTGAACGTCCGTGACGCAGATGGGATGACGCCTCTTGACCTCCTTAAGCTACGGCCGGATTCTGCATCATCAGATGTACTGATCAGGCAGTTGATTTCAGCTGGTGGGATTTTTGGTTGCCAGGATTATACTGCAAGAAGAGCCATTGCCTCCCACTTGAAGATGCAAGGTAATGGAGTAAGTCCTGGAACTTCCTTCAGAATCTCCGACACAGAAATCTTCTTGTATACAGGTCTTGAGATTGCATTTGATGCCCGTGCTGATCCAGCTAGTGAAGAAAGAAGCTCATATTCAACTGAACATCTAGACTCCACCAATGAGAACCAGAGCTCAACAAGTAATAGGAAGCTGTTGAAAAGAGTCTTCCATTGGCCACGTCTAATTGGGAAAAAACCTGAAAGATTCAACAAATCATTGGATCAAATTTCTGTAGAATCAGGCAAGAAATGCAGTAGTTCAGAAGAAACTCCAACCCCACTTCGACAGAGATTCATGAGGCCCTCATCACTTCCTAACCACAAGAGAACACTTTCTGTTAGTAGTGATCAATCAAGTCCAAAAGCCAAGAAGAAACTTGCTTCAGGCATAATCCATGGTGTTATGCAGGCTATGCCACAAGTAAACATTCCAGGTCGATCGCGCTCGAGTTCATTTTCAAAATCATCCATGACTTCACCTAGATcaatagaaaaacaaaaaggGGTGTTTCTCGACGATGATGTTGCCGGACCCTCATCTTCTAATCAATCATTTGATGATGGAACATCAAATGTGATAGGAAAAGAAGGAGCCACCATGAATAAGAGGTTGAGGAGCCAATACTTCTGTTTTGGTGCATCTGGACTTTCTGTTAAAATCCCAGTTAGCAGGCCAAGACAAAGGTATAGTTCAAATCCTTCTGTTCTTTCAGTGGCTTGA